The Tardiphaga alba genome includes a window with the following:
- a CDS encoding acetyl/propionyl/methylcrotonyl-CoA carboxylase subunit alpha, with translation MANAIYRRFRTLLIANRGEIACRVIRTARAMGLRTVAVYSEADADALHVAEADEAVLIGPARASDSYLSIPRILAAAKSSGAEAIHPGYGFLSESAEFAQACADAGLVFVGPTADMITAMGSKSGSKALMEKAGVPLVPGYHGDAQDDATLSNATNKIGYPVLVKASAGGGGRGMRVVRSADELAPAIVSAKREAKAAFGDDRMLIEKYVDNPRHIEVQVIGDSHGNLLSLFERECTLQRRHQKVIEEAPSPTLNDSQREAVCTAARKAAGAVNYVGAGTIEFVSDGKDVFFIEMNTRLQVEHPVTELITGVDLVEWQLRVAFGETLPLTQGQIKLNGHAIEARVYAENPDKNFMPSVGRISAWRMASDIGGLRIDAGYRAGDMVSPNYDAMLAKVITWAPTRATAIDALGRALDETDIRGIVTNTAFLSKLVTHPDVRANKVTTGFIERELSALTTSDSAIGDLELAAAIAAIIASEQAAEQSKERSPWQTAGWMPVGRRSRLFKFKRGQDEWPVMLRYGSGASLITIGDRELVYSATPASDGAIDLTLDGVRSRITGIVEGHELYVRTRNGRFDLHWVDPFGGDDEEADGEDKIVAPLPGTVVALLAEEGATLEKGAAILTLEVMKMEQTLRAPFAGVLKQIKCKVGDVVGEGAELAEIEPSA, from the coding sequence ATGGCCAATGCAATCTATCGCCGCTTCCGCACACTCCTCATCGCCAATCGCGGTGAAATCGCCTGCCGTGTGATCCGCACCGCGCGGGCCATGGGCCTGCGCACCGTTGCCGTGTATTCCGAGGCCGATGCTGACGCGCTGCATGTGGCCGAAGCCGATGAGGCCGTGCTGATCGGCCCGGCGCGTGCGAGCGACAGCTACCTCAGCATCCCGCGCATTCTGGCTGCTGCGAAAAGCAGTGGCGCCGAGGCGATCCATCCGGGCTATGGCTTTCTGTCCGAGAGCGCTGAATTCGCGCAGGCTTGCGCCGATGCCGGCCTGGTCTTTGTCGGCCCCACCGCCGACATGATCACGGCCATGGGCTCGAAATCGGGCTCCAAGGCGCTGATGGAAAAGGCGGGCGTGCCGCTGGTGCCCGGCTATCACGGCGATGCACAGGACGACGCCACGCTGTCGAATGCCACCAACAAGATCGGCTACCCCGTTCTGGTGAAGGCATCGGCCGGCGGCGGCGGTCGTGGCATGCGTGTGGTGCGATCGGCGGACGAGCTTGCGCCAGCCATTGTCAGCGCCAAGCGCGAAGCCAAGGCGGCGTTCGGCGACGATCGCATGCTGATCGAAAAGTATGTCGATAATCCCCGCCATATCGAAGTGCAGGTGATCGGCGACAGCCACGGCAATCTGCTCTCGCTGTTCGAGCGCGAATGCACGCTGCAGCGCCGGCATCAAAAGGTGATCGAAGAGGCGCCGTCACCGACGCTGAACGACTCGCAGCGTGAAGCTGTCTGTACGGCTGCCCGTAAGGCCGCCGGCGCCGTGAATTACGTCGGTGCTGGCACCATCGAATTCGTGTCCGATGGCAAGGACGTGTTCTTTATCGAGATGAACACGCGTCTGCAGGTCGAGCATCCCGTCACCGAATTGATCACGGGCGTCGATCTCGTCGAATGGCAGCTGCGTGTCGCTTTTGGCGAAACGCTGCCGCTGACGCAGGGCCAGATCAAGCTGAACGGCCACGCCATCGAAGCGCGGGTCTATGCAGAAAACCCGGACAAGAACTTCATGCCATCGGTCGGCCGCATCAGCGCCTGGCGAATGGCGTCGGATATCGGCGGTTTACGCATCGACGCCGGCTATCGCGCGGGCGATATGGTGTCGCCGAATTACGACGCCATGCTGGCCAAGGTCATCACCTGGGCGCCGACGCGGGCGACCGCCATCGATGCGCTCGGCCGTGCGCTTGATGAGACCGACATTCGCGGCATCGTCACCAACACGGCGTTCCTGTCAAAATTGGTCACGCATCCCGACGTGCGGGCCAACAAGGTCACGACGGGTTTCATCGAGCGCGAGCTGAGCGCGTTGACCACGAGCGACAGCGCCATCGGCGATCTCGAATTGGCGGCTGCGATTGCTGCGATCATCGCCAGCGAGCAAGCCGCCGAACAGAGTAAAGAACGATCGCCTTGGCAGACCGCCGGCTGGATGCCGGTCGGACGACGCAGCCGGTTGTTTAAGTTCAAGCGCGGGCAGGATGAGTGGCCGGTGATGTTGCGCTATGGCAGTGGCGCCTCGCTGATCACCATTGGGGATCGCGAGCTGGTCTATTCCGCAACGCCGGCAAGCGACGGTGCGATTGATCTCACGCTCGACGGCGTTCGGTCGCGCATCACCGGCATCGTCGAGGGCCATGAACTCTATGTGCGGACCCGCAACGGCCGCTTCGATCTGCATTGGGTCGATCCATTCGGCGGTGACGATGAGGAAGCCGACGGCGAGGACAAGATTGTCGCGCCGCTGCCCGGCACGGTTGTGGCGTTGCTGGCCGAGGAGGGCGCAACGCTCGAGAAGGGCGCGGCCATCCTGACGCTGGAAGTGATGAAGATGGAGCAGACCTTGCGCGCCCCCTTTGCGGGCGTGCTCAAGCAGATTAAATGCAAGGTCGGCGATGTCGTCGGAGAAGGCGCTGAACTGGCTGAAATCGAGCCGAGTGCCTGA
- a CDS encoding ETC complex I subunit yields MTARIFKAAKNAMQSGMAKTRDWQLDYEPEQARVIEPLMGWTSSTDMKQQLSLHFDTKEDAVAYCEREGIAYQVIEPKGRIERKVAYSDNFAFGRQEPWSH; encoded by the coding sequence ATGACCGCACGTATCTTCAAGGCCGCCAAGAACGCCATGCAGTCCGGCATGGCCAAAACCCGGGATTGGCAGCTCGATTACGAGCCGGAGCAGGCGCGGGTGATCGAACCGCTGATGGGCTGGACCTCGTCCACCGACATGAAGCAGCAGCTTTCGCTGCATTTCGACACCAAGGAAGATGCTGTCGCTTACTGCGAGCGTGAAGGCATTGCCTATCAGGTAATCGAGCCCAAGGGGCGGATCGAGCGCAAGGTCGCCTATTCCGACAATTTTGCTTTTGGCCGTCAGGAGCCGTGGTCGCACTGA
- a CDS encoding carboxyl transferase domain-containing protein: MALRSTLDTNSAEFKRNIEAMQAQVAELKDKLGAVAAGGGEAARAKHTARGKMLARERVDLLIDPGTAFLELSPLAANGLYGGDVHSASIITGIGRVSGRECMIIANDATIKGGTYYPMTVKKHLRAQDIARQNNLPCIYMVDSGGAFLPLQDDLFPDERHFGRIFYNQAQMSAQGIPQIAVVMGSCTAGGAYVPAMSDESIIVRNQGTIFLGGPPLVKAATGEVVSAEELGGADVHSRQSGVTDHYAQNDAHAIGIARKIAATFKPTQRAAWNLQPVRDPLYAAEELYGVIPADQRKPFDMHDIIARIVDGSEFDEFKKLYGTTLICGFAHIWGFPVGIIANNGILFSESSLKGAHFIELCCQRNIPLVFLQNITGFMVGKKYEAGGIARDGAKLVTAVATAAVPKFTVVVGGSYGAGNYGMCGRAYSPRFLWMWPNARISVMGGEQAAMVLSQLRRDNIEAKGGTWSTEEEEAFRKPTRDQFETQGSPYHATARLWDDGVIDPADTRLVLGLGLSASANAPVEQTRFGLFRM; this comes from the coding sequence ATGGCCCTTCGCTCAACGCTCGATACCAATTCGGCTGAATTCAAACGAAACATCGAGGCAATGCAGGCGCAGGTCGCCGAGCTCAAGGACAAGCTCGGTGCCGTGGCGGCCGGCGGCGGTGAGGCCGCCCGCGCCAAGCATACCGCGCGCGGCAAGATGCTGGCCCGCGAGCGCGTCGATCTCCTGATCGATCCCGGCACGGCCTTTCTCGAATTGTCGCCGCTGGCTGCCAACGGCCTCTATGGCGGCGATGTGCATTCCGCCAGCATCATCACCGGCATCGGCCGGGTGTCCGGCCGCGAATGCATGATCATCGCCAATGACGCGACCATCAAGGGCGGCACCTATTATCCGATGACCGTGAAGAAGCATCTGCGCGCGCAGGATATCGCGCGACAGAACAATCTTCCCTGCATCTATATGGTCGATTCCGGCGGCGCCTTCCTGCCGCTGCAGGACGACCTGTTTCCCGACGAACGCCATTTCGGCCGCATCTTCTACAATCAGGCACAGATGTCGGCGCAGGGCATTCCGCAAATCGCCGTGGTGATGGGATCGTGCACCGCGGGTGGCGCCTATGTGCCGGCGATGTCGGACGAGAGCATCATCGTGCGCAATCAGGGCACGATCTTCCTTGGCGGTCCGCCGCTGGTGAAGGCAGCGACGGGCGAGGTGGTGTCGGCCGAGGAACTCGGCGGTGCCGACGTGCATTCGCGGCAATCCGGCGTCACCGATCACTACGCGCAGAACGACGCCCATGCGATCGGCATCGCGCGAAAAATCGCGGCGACGTTCAAGCCGACGCAACGTGCGGCCTGGAATCTTCAGCCTGTCCGCGATCCGCTTTATGCAGCCGAAGAACTCTACGGCGTCATTCCCGCCGATCAGCGCAAACCGTTCGATATGCACGACATCATCGCGCGCATTGTCGACGGCTCGGAATTCGATGAGTTCAAGAAGCTCTACGGCACGACGCTGATCTGTGGCTTCGCGCATATCTGGGGTTTTCCGGTCGGCATCATTGCAAATAACGGCATCCTGTTCAGTGAAAGCTCGCTGAAGGGCGCCCACTTCATCGAACTCTGTTGCCAGCGCAACATCCCGCTGGTGTTCCTGCAGAACATCACCGGCTTCATGGTCGGCAAGAAATACGAGGCCGGCGGCATCGCACGCGACGGCGCCAAGCTCGTCACGGCGGTCGCCACGGCTGCCGTGCCGAAATTCACGGTCGTCGTCGGCGGCTCCTATGGCGCTGGCAATTACGGCATGTGCGGCCGCGCCTATAGCCCGCGCTTCCTGTGGATGTGGCCGAATGCCCGTATTTCGGTGATGGGCGGCGAGCAGGCCGCGATGGTGCTGAGCCAGCTTCGCCGCGACAATATCGAGGCCAAAGGCGGCACCTGGTCCACCGAGGAAGAAGAAGCCTTTCGCAAGCCGACCCGCGATCAATTCGAGACGCAAGGCAGTCCGTACCACGCGACCGCGCGGCTCTGGGATGACGGTGTGATCGATCCCGCCGATACGCGCCTCGTGCTCGGTCTCGGCCTGTCCGCCTCTGCCAATGCGCCTGTCGAGCAGACGCGCTTTGGCCTGTTCAGGATGTGA